TATGCCACATCGGTAGTTGCTTCTTTGGATACCCTTGGTAGGGTCTCCGTGATGCAGGATCCCACGTCCAGATTTTATGAGGATCAAGCACATTCAAGTCTCTAACTAAGTCGCCATTCCAATATGACTCCAGATCACTACAGACGAAATATCCGTCAATATCATTGGGATGGTCCTTATCCTCTGCAAAAGACCCGTCTGTAAAGACCTCTCGAATTCCGACTTTCCACAGCTGTCGTGTTAATACCTCCAAATTGTTAACCAACTTCAATCGCCACTGTTCATCCCAGGACGGATACATAGTTCTGTCGGTAGGTCCTTGTACTAACACTGACTGACGGAGCTCGCTGAATGTCACTTCATAATCCCCGGTGGGAGGAGCCCATCAGCATCGAACTGTGGAATTACCGACATGTAGATCTCCCTGAGCCTGCATGACATATTGTTCTTACTTGACAAGCTTGTCAAGTAGCTACTTCCGTATTAAGTAAGGACGTGAGGAAAAGCTATCCCATTCGCCATGGGGCGTTCCCGGTCGATGGGATCGACCGGGGAGGACGGCAGGATGTCTCTATGGTGTAGGCATCAAGCCCGGTCCGCCCATCCTCAGTCGCTTCGCTCCCTGTGGACGGTTCCCCGCGACCGAGCACAACTGCGATGGTTTGTACCTATAAATAGAGTCTTAAATAGACAAAAAAGAATAAGCAGGCATTAGAACCTGCTTATGGGTTGCAACTAAGTTTCACGATTACCATTGTTGCATTGCGGCAGTGATGCTGCAATGTCTTTATTGGACTTTCCTCCCTGAACTCGGGCCGCCTTTCGAGGGCGGCCTCTCTTTTGCTGCCGTAAAGTAGCCCATTGTTTTCGAGATACATCTACCAATAAGATCATGTACTTTAGGTGCGTCGATCGTTGTGGGATTGCTACACAACGTCATCCTCGGAAATTCTGAGGATGGACGCAGCGGCGGGAATGGTGGGAATTTCCCACCATAATGTGCCTGTAGGCCATATTTTCGATGCGGGCCAATCCGGCTTCGAATGCCCTCCACAGGGGCATTTGCTAAGGCATTGTTTTGGTTGGTTTCATTGACGATACTGCCGGGAAATCCGGCAATTTCCCACCGTAACCTGACTGAGGGGCTGGTTTTCGTTGCCGGCTGATCTGGCATCGAACGGTATGGTCATTTCGACCACACCTTCGACTAACGCATTGTCCCAATTTGCTTTTTCGCCAAAACTATGGAATTTGCCCATAGTTTAAGGGCTCTCGCCGAGGGGCATCCCCGGTCCGATTTCATCGAACCAGGGGCAGGAAAGCATGTCTTTCGGGTGTGGGCGTCAAGTCGGTTCCGCCCAGATGCTCCGCATCCGGTTCCCCGCGAACCGACCTGACGTTCAACCATGACGAGTTGCTTCGCCGTGCTCGATGGCCCGGCTCGACTGACTCACGCGGCAACTACCGGCGGGCGATACGTGGGATTGCCGTCCTGATCGACATAGGGGCGCTCTGCCGCCTCAGCCCAGACGAAGCCGACGTGAGACCATAGCTCCGGCGTCATCCGATCCCGCAGACGAACCAGCACGGCGTGGGGAGCATTGGCGCCGGCAGCCAAGCTAATGCACTGACCAAGCCGGTAGACCAACCGCTCGTCATCGTCGGAGAGGCTGGTCTGCTCGCCCAGGCGCACGAGCTGGTGGATGTGGTCAGAGAGGTCGAGGCGGTCGCCGCTGTGGGTCAAGATGATCACGTGTCGGTCCCGTAAAGGTTTTACATTTTGAAATCGGTATATGGGGAGGAAGGCTCGAACACCAAAGCGTTGCCGTCTGACTGATAATCAATGACAGTCAGACGGCATGCCTTTACAGGGTCATAGAGGCTGACCGGTACTGCTGCTGGCGCGTCGGCTCGTTCAGGTCGCGCCCCTTCGAGTTGAAGCGCGCTGCCATCTCGTCAGACGCCTTCTCCTTGGCCTGCTCATGAGTGGCGCCCTTGTCCTTGTGACGGTCGTAGGCGTGCATGGACTGGTCGGCGATCCTGGAAGCCGCGGTGAAGCCGACTGCATAGCCGGTGTCCTTCTCCAGGTTCGAAGCGTGGGCGAAGGCGACCCGGCTCCGGTACTCCCGGTTCTTGTCGTAGCTGTCCATCACCTCGGATGCGTACTTTTTCACGTCCATCAGGACTCCCCTTTCGGTTGTGGGCCATAGGCTCAGCGTGAACGCCATTGCAGCGACACGACTGATATTATATGACAGGCACTGCAGGACGCATAGGGCGATCCGCACCAGGTCGGCTCGGCCGGTCACCGCTGGACGTCGACGCTGCTTACGGGAGGTTGGGAGAGATGGTTTTGAGGTCTGTAGGGGTGGGGGTAATGCAAGATAAAAACGCCGTGCGCTCCCGCACGTGAGATTTCCCCCACCTTCCGCGCCTGTCGGGTACTGCCGCAAAAAACACCGTACTGCCAGATTGCTCCCATGTGTTACTGTTATTATATGACAGTCAAGGAGGTGTGATGAAGGCTATCCCGCTGCCGGACGATCTCACCGACGACGTGCTCGGACGCTATGTCCGACCGTCCGGTGGGGTGGCTGGCGAGACGAAGACGAGGCTGAAGCTTCCCAACCTGCGCGCCGGCATGGCTCAGCGCCGAGGAATCACGCTGGGCGGGCCGGTGTCGGCTTTTCGCCGCAGAGTTGTTGCCAAGCTCTCCTACCATAAGCACAACGCGCCCGATGCCATGGGCAAGCTGCATGGACACGTGAACTACATCACCCGTCCTGGAGCGGGTGAGCAGGCGGTGTCCGCGACCCTGTTCGACGGGCAGTCCGACGACGTGAAGGGGCACACCGTTGTCTCGCAATGGAAGGATGACCGGCACCACTTCAGGATCATCATTAGCCCGAACGATGGCGCGAAATTTGGAGACGCGGAGGTCATGCGCGCCCGGCTCAGGTCCCCCGGATCGGTCACCCCGGAGCGAGCAGCGGAGATTAAGGAGGCGGCGTTCCGCTCCTACGTCCGGGAGGTCATGGGACGGATGGAAACCGAACTGGGTACCAAACTGACTTGGTTCGCCGGGGTCCATGAGAAGCCGGACGCTGCGCACCCGAACAACCGCCACGCGCACGTGGTGATCCGCGGTGTCGACGATACCGGCGCCGATCTGGTCATGAACAAGGGTTACATCCAGCACGGCATTCGCGCTGCAGCGGAGGAAATCGCGACCCGCAGGCTGGGCACGATGT
The DNA window shown above is from Skermanella sp. TT6 and carries:
- a CDS encoding DUF6932 family protein, with the translated sequence MTFSELRQSVLVQGPTDRTMYPSWDEQWRLKLVNNLEVLTRQLWKVGIREVFTDGSFAEDKDHPNDIDGYFVCSDLESYWNGDLVRDLNVLDPHKIWTWDPASRRPYQGYPKKQLPMWHTYRVELYPHLPGLGYGCGILDKHGNELEFPSAFRQSRRDGKARGIVKIKFGG